In Blautia wexlerae DSM 19850, a single window of DNA contains:
- the dcm gene encoding DNA (cytosine-5-)-methyltransferase — translation MKYSLVNFCEFDKYAAKSYCAIHGTSETLNLGDITKVDEREIEPFNMICGGSPCQDFSLAGKQAGAVWKCRSCGYEYNPLQVHYSKRDACGMCGSHDIDKTRSSLLVEWLRMIRGVKPIWGIYENVKNIVGKKFRDTTFRLFEEELHEYGYHTYWSVLNAKHYGIPQNRERVYLILIQKEMDNGTFQFPEPLESFQCLMDILEDTVEERYYLSQEKVRRLIEDMEERKALLFEPDEKSLKAFRENRVKRAGNIKGVFEQTGRVYLPDGCCPTVTACGGGGHQPKILQVGDIHTGYGSSGVIYSPLGSSGAVLAGHDQPKIVEKCPGAIRGRYDPEGRIVQTLELGEKEVCHTLTSVQKDNIILVRQKTQKGYEECLENGVVNLSYPSVEKRGRVQEHGELCPTLTTSNGIHRLESLIRIRRLTPLECFRLMGFSDADFWKAKEAGISNSQLYKQAGNSIVVDVLYYIFLELYKAMPYLFEDIRLSSFFSGIGAFEKALERLEEQVNQ, via the coding sequence ATGAAATATAGTTTGGTGAATTTTTGTGAGTTTGATAAATATGCAGCAAAGAGTTATTGTGCGATTCATGGTACAAGTGAAACATTGAATCTGGGAGATATTACAAAAGTGGACGAAAGGGAGATTGAACCGTTTAACATGATTTGTGGCGGAAGCCCCTGTCAGGATTTTTCCCTGGCAGGCAAGCAGGCAGGCGCAGTTTGGAAATGCCGAAGCTGCGGGTATGAGTATAACCCTCTGCAGGTACATTATTCCAAAAGGGACGCCTGCGGCATGTGTGGTTCCCATGATATTGATAAAACACGTTCTTCCCTTCTGGTGGAGTGGCTCCGTATGATACGGGGTGTCAAACCAATATGGGGAATTTATGAAAATGTAAAAAATATTGTAGGAAAAAAATTCCGGGATACCACATTCCGGTTGTTTGAAGAAGAACTGCATGAATACGGATACCACACCTATTGGAGTGTTCTTAATGCAAAGCATTACGGAATACCCCAGAACAGGGAACGGGTATATCTGATTTTGATACAGAAGGAAATGGATAATGGAACATTCCAGTTTCCAGAACCGCTGGAGTCCTTCCAGTGCCTTATGGATATTCTGGAGGATACGGTAGAGGAAAGATACTACTTATCCCAGGAAAAAGTACGCCGCTTGATTGAAGATATGGAAGAGAGAAAAGCGCTTTTGTTTGAGCCGGACGAAAAAAGCCTGAAGGCTTTTCGGGAAAACCGGGTAAAACGGGCCGGAAATATCAAAGGGGTGTTTGAACAGACTGGACGGGTTTATCTGCCAGACGGGTGCTGCCCTACGGTAACTGCCTGTGGTGGTGGCGGACATCAGCCCAAAATTCTTCAAGTGGGAGATATTCATACCGGCTATGGTTCAAGCGGGGTTATTTATTCCCCTTTAGGAAGCAGCGGTGCGGTTTTAGCAGGGCATGACCAGCCAAAGATTGTAGAAAAATGTCCAGGAGCAATCCGGGGCAGGTATGACCCGGAAGGCCGGATTGTGCAGACTTTGGAACTGGGAGAAAAAGAAGTCTGCCATACCCTTACTTCTGTACAAAAAGATAATATCATTCTGGTACGTCAAAAGACACAGAAAGGTTATGAGGAATGTTTGGAAAATGGTGTTGTAAATCTTAGTTATCCGTCTGTGGAAAAACGGGGAAGGGTACAGGAGCATGGGGAACTCTGCCCTACGCTTACGACATCAAATGGGATACACCGTTTAGAGTCTTTGATCCGTATCCGGAGGCTGACACCTTTAGAATGCTTCCGGCTTATGGGCTTTTCCGATGCGGATTTTTGGAAAGCAAAAGAAGCAGGCATAAGCAACAGCCAGCTTTACAAACAGGCAGGAAATTCCATTGTTGTTGATGTGCTGTACTATATTTTTCTGGAACTATACAAAGCCATGCCATATCTGTTTGAGGATATTCGGCTTTCTTCCTTTTTCAGTGGGATTGGAGCTTTTGAAAAGGCATTGGAGCGTTTGGAAGAACAGGTAAACCAATAA
- a CDS encoding DUF4313 domain-containing protein: MEQEEKLSLDFGNGEIYEVWLEVATYPADKNIKVCVFTEKEEEIWKLFELTTDMGIPLEKNQTFLLSGYDLEQIVEFIKKNAIGQLKEEICCSGCMEYPLFEFQEETLKKLDPEGYAAYEQAYQERGEVKNPEFQKEIKTADFQWAYGTEELALRVDYYAMNQNLYVELYSREDGMWEPFSDLTVNLPGYCLEPGTACISGDFSKENIQFIQEHGLGTLLPWKAQSGMGQYAVVKFHLEELRKFDQAGVAAFCNQHGLQKTMQEERRQSR; this comes from the coding sequence ATGGAACAGGAAGAAAAACTCAGCCTGGATTTTGGCAATGGGGAGATCTATGAGGTCTGGCTGGAAGTTGCAACTTATCCGGCTGATAAAAACATCAAAGTTTGTGTGTTTACGGAAAAAGAGGAAGAGATATGGAAACTTTTTGAATTGACCACAGATATGGGAATTCCGCTGGAAAAGAACCAGACCTTTTTGCTCTCAGGCTATGATCTGGAGCAGATAGTAGAATTTATCAAAAAAAACGCGATTGGACAGTTAAAAGAAGAAATCTGCTGTTCTGGCTGTATGGAATATCCACTGTTTGAATTTCAGGAAGAAACTTTAAAGAAATTGGACCCGGAGGGATATGCAGCCTATGAGCAGGCATACCAGGAACGGGGAGAAGTAAAGAATCCAGAATTTCAAAAGGAAATCAAAACAGCGGATTTTCAATGGGCGTATGGAACCGAAGAACTGGCATTGCGGGTAGATTATTATGCAATGAACCAAAACCTTTATGTGGAGCTGTATAGCCGGGAAGATGGGATGTGGGAACCGTTTTCAGATTTGACCGTAAACCTTCCCGGATATTGCCTGGAGCCTGGAACTGCCTGTATCAGCGGTGATTTTAGTAAGGAAAATATCCAGTTTATTCAGGAGCATGGATTGGGAACACTGCTTCCCTGGAAAGCACAATCCGGTATGGGGCAGTATGCGGTGGTGAAATTTCATCTGGAGGAACTGCGTAAGTTTGACCAGGCTGGGGTTGCCGCCTTTTGCAATCAGCATGGATTACAGAAAACCATGCAGGAAGAGCGAAGACAGAGTAGATAA
- a CDS encoding relaxase/mobilization nuclease domain-containing protein, whose amino-acid sequence MAITKCLHMKQAKTGYPAKHLANGLRYIMNPEKTEHGRYVCGHNCIPEQALSQMVDTKRHFGKLDKRQGYHFILSFEEDEVSEEEAFQMVGEFVTEFLGKDFEAVYAVHNDTDHIHGHIIFNSVRCTTGYKYDYRNGDWENIIQPLTNRICREHGLSVLDLEEAKEKRKQKGQEEKSLSERDRRIRRDVDQALQDAGSYEEFLENLSSMGYELRGRKRLSVREPGAGRARRLDQLGEEYTEEKLRQRFGRLPIPEMTGEEIPVEWTYVFIPYRERHLTRYQKECFLRRYRQGKPMANSKTWKYRAAIHELKKLQEEFDFLAAYRIQDKAQLKAISDATKEQLWENSRARKQLRKEMVPYEEMLLLLNKLQEKQMEAELYQEGYQEFFQDHQTYQNLLGQLKEMGYSLSDAEQTDAYFFEKEERLRIERKKILKEKRIAERLREKAEEKEKLEAQQKEKNRKPSARGRGKGG is encoded by the coding sequence ATGGCAATTACAAAGTGCCTGCACATGAAACAGGCAAAAACGGGTTATCCGGCAAAACATCTGGCAAATGGTCTTCGCTATATTATGAACCCGGAGAAAACAGAACATGGCCGCTATGTCTGTGGACATAACTGTATTCCTGAACAGGCATTATCCCAGATGGTAGATACCAAACGTCATTTTGGAAAGCTGGATAAAAGGCAGGGCTACCATTTCATTCTTTCATTTGAGGAAGATGAGGTTTCGGAAGAAGAAGCCTTCCAAATGGTAGGAGAGTTTGTGACAGAATTTCTTGGGAAGGATTTTGAAGCGGTTTATGCAGTCCATAATGATACGGACCATATTCATGGGCACATTATTTTTAATTCAGTACGCTGTACTACGGGATATAAATACGATTATAGAAATGGGGATTGGGAAAACATTATCCAGCCTCTGACCAACCGGATATGCAGGGAGCATGGTTTATCTGTGCTGGATCTGGAAGAAGCCAAGGAAAAACGCAAACAAAAAGGACAGGAAGAAAAATCTCTTTCTGAACGGGACAGGCGGATCAGAAGAGATGTGGACCAGGCATTACAGGACGCAGGTTCTTATGAGGAATTTCTTGAAAATCTTTCCAGCATGGGATATGAGTTGCGGGGAAGAAAGCGCCTTTCTGTTCGGGAACCCGGAGCAGGAAGGGCAAGGCGGCTTGACCAGCTAGGGGAAGAATATACAGAGGAAAAGCTTCGGCAGCGTTTTGGACGCCTTCCAATCCCGGAAATGACCGGAGAGGAGATACCGGTAGAATGGACGTATGTGTTTATCCCATACCGGGAGCGGCATTTGACCAGATACCAGAAGGAATGTTTTCTTCGCAGGTATCGGCAGGGGAAACCAATGGCAAACTCTAAAACCTGGAAATACAGGGCAGCAATCCATGAATTGAAAAAATTGCAGGAGGAATTTGATTTTCTGGCAGCTTATCGCATACAGGATAAGGCGCAGTTGAAAGCCATTTCTGATGCAACAAAGGAACAGCTTTGGGAAAACAGCAGGGCAAGAAAGCAGCTACGAAAAGAAATGGTTCCTTATGAGGAAATGCTTCTGCTTCTCAATAAGCTGCAGGAAAAACAGATGGAAGCAGAACTTTATCAGGAAGGGTATCAGGAATTTTTTCAAGACCACCAGACATACCAAAACCTTCTTGGGCAGTTAAAAGAAATGGGATATTCCTTGTCTGATGCAGAACAGACAGACGCTTATTTCTTTGAGAAAGAGGAGCGTTTGCGGATCGAACGGAAAAAAATCTTAAAAGAAAAAAGGATTGCAGAGCGTCTGCGTGAAAAAGCAGAAGAAAAAGAAAAGTTGGAAGCACAGCAGAAGGAAAAGAATAGGAAACCGTCTGCGAGGGGCAGAGGAAAAGGAGGGTAA
- a CDS encoding PcfB family protein — protein sequence MSEIQDAAQIIKVSFEGAEIILKMGNTGWQFVKDICAVFKKVLDQEKLSGKTSVQKLLKMGGDLQVFRFETKDLERVKALANKYGILYSILPDLNEKDGMSEILFHSQAAPRIQSMMAKIEHSNIGTLDEYYENAEPDKVEQLVEEVKKPVLPEPKECELVARELAKNQVEKISDVRSRLNMTWLQIWPIICYMEEQGILEKGKEGTVTLTRTPEQIEELVDSQQWKQLFGEEEAQRRSTGNSQETEEKMQVIQRIQKEKRNNPGVNAITIDQKLVYEETEHHIKTRIPYRKNEFIWLDKSEISWINDHKTIFAGLEKKKEYAILDLEDRFLRKTSGEDLYRESYDPVRRERARQEQEKIRRRREHNYRKTQQNLEAGRRSIQGQRR from the coding sequence ATGAGTGAAATACAAGATGCGGCGCAAATCATTAAAGTTTCCTTTGAAGGCGCAGAAATCATTCTGAAAATGGGAAATACAGGCTGGCAGTTTGTAAAAGATATTTGTGCGGTATTTAAAAAAGTTCTGGACCAGGAAAAATTGTCAGGGAAAACTTCTGTACAAAAGCTCCTGAAAATGGGAGGCGATTTGCAGGTTTTCCGTTTTGAAACAAAAGACCTGGAACGGGTAAAAGCCCTGGCAAATAAGTATGGGATTTTATATTCCATTTTGCCGGATTTGAATGAGAAGGACGGTATGAGTGAAATTTTGTTCCATTCCCAGGCAGCGCCCCGTATTCAGTCCATGATGGCAAAAATTGAACATTCCAATATTGGGACGTTAGATGAATACTATGAAAATGCAGAGCCGGATAAGGTAGAGCAGTTGGTAGAAGAAGTAAAAAAGCCTGTCCTGCCGGAGCCGAAGGAGTGTGAACTGGTTGCGCGGGAACTGGCGAAAAACCAGGTGGAGAAGATCAGTGATGTCCGTTCCCGTCTGAATATGACCTGGCTTCAGATCTGGCCGATTATCTGCTACATGGAAGAACAGGGGATTTTGGAGAAAGGGAAGGAAGGTACGGTGACACTGACCAGGACACCGGAACAGATCGAAGAATTGGTAGATTCCCAGCAGTGGAAACAGTTGTTTGGGGAAGAGGAAGCCCAAAGACGCAGCACTGGAAACAGCCAGGAAACAGAAGAAAAGATGCAGGTCATTCAGCGTATCCAAAAGGAAAAGCGGAACAATCCAGGTGTGAATGCCATTACCATAGACCAGAAGCTGGTATATGAAGAAACAGAGCATCATATCAAAACCAGGATTCCGTACCGTAAGAATGAATTTATCTGGCTGGACAAATCGGAAATTAGCTGGATTAATGACCATAAGACTATTTTTGCAGGATTGGAAAAGAAGAAGGAGTATGCAATTTTAGACCTGGAGGACCGTTTTCTTAGAAAAACTTCGGGGGAAGATTTATATAGGGAAAGCTATGATCCGGTACGCAGGGAACGTGCCAGACAGGAGCAGGAAAAGATACGCAGAAGAAGGGAACATAATTACAGGAAGACACAACAGAACCTGGAAGCAGGGAGAAGAAGCATACAGGGGCAAAGGAGGTAG
- a CDS encoding DUF3991 domain-containing protein, with amino-acid sequence MGKFTAEEIQIAKAVDLVDLAEQIGIPLKRKGRFYQAVGMDSVMIFNRSSWCRFSQGVGGSTIDFLEYFRNMDFVEAVKYLLEFAGYIRTETMQKFQPERQTEKIEETKQRKDIPKEPFVLPSKSETSRRLYGYLIKQRKLSKQMIDFWVKKGILYESGTYHNLVFVGKDTEGIPRFASQRGTLDKYGKPFKGDVTGNDKTYGVNLVDQNSDTLYVYEAAIDAMSDMELREDYQNNILVLGMLSDGPLEKFLKDYPHIRKIQFCLDNDLPGRQAAKKLARKYTLMEYEVFVRLPPMGKDYNAFLQYKKENQELSSLVEKERPLLTETKGTNIQKIEKMVGHRNIVPYQIAQAR; translated from the coding sequence ATGGGAAAATTTACGGCTGAAGAAATTCAGATTGCAAAGGCAGTGGATTTAGTGGATTTGGCGGAGCAGATAGGGATTCCATTGAAAAGGAAAGGCAGGTTCTATCAGGCAGTGGGTATGGACTCTGTGATGATCTTCAACCGGTCTTCCTGGTGCCGGTTTAGCCAAGGGGTAGGTGGCAGCACCATTGACTTTCTGGAATATTTCAGAAACATGGATTTTGTGGAGGCAGTCAAATATCTGCTGGAGTTTGCCGGATATATCCGTACTGAAACCATGCAAAAATTTCAACCGGAAAGACAGACTGAAAAAATAGAAGAAACAAAACAGAGAAAAGACATACCGAAAGAACCTTTTGTACTTCCTTCAAAATCAGAAACCAGCCGCCGGTTATATGGCTATCTGATAAAACAGCGGAAGCTGTCAAAGCAGATGATTGATTTTTGGGTAAAAAAGGGGATTTTGTATGAGAGCGGAACGTACCATAACCTGGTTTTTGTGGGAAAAGATACGGAAGGTATCCCACGTTTTGCCAGCCAGAGGGGAACCCTGGATAAATATGGAAAACCCTTTAAAGGAGATGTTACGGGGAATGACAAAACTTATGGGGTTAATCTGGTAGACCAAAACAGTGATACGCTCTATGTATATGAGGCGGCCATTGATGCCATGTCCGATATGGAACTGCGGGAAGACTATCAGAACAATATCCTGGTACTTGGAATGCTTTCCGATGGTCCTTTGGAAAAGTTCTTAAAAGATTATCCTCATATCAGGAAGATACAGTTCTGTTTGGATAATGACCTGCCGGGAAGACAAGCGGCAAAAAAATTGGCAAGAAAATATACCCTTATGGAGTATGAGGTTTTTGTACGTCTTCCACCTATGGGAAAAGACTATAATGCTTTTTTGCAGTATAAAAAGGAAAACCAAGAGCTTTCCAGCCTGGTAGAAAAGGAAAGGCCGCTTCTTACTGAAACAAAAGGGACAAACATACAAAAGATAGAAAAAATGGTAGGACACAGGAACATAGTACCATACCAGATAGCACAGGCAAGATAG
- a CDS encoding DNA-methyltransferase, producing MQEKGIQMTLFEYFQDAECFSLKEAVACVEQVKEVKEPSIRARIYEGIEKGLFSRIAKGVYTVTKEQDGEEVTCMLVQGNGRDLSFLKDNSIDAIITDHAYDLKKSLKGGNRDFAAYECFQYTQEDFDEKYRVLKKGCFLVEFMPEENGENYEYLYQMKKMAKEAGLEYYAKVAWKKGDFVANTGRKSKNTEEIAFFTKGKARNLRPDAKKDKAEPGISHYMSGARGMLPTVFDIEPPGKNSRIHQAEKPVQLLQQILGFVTEEKEWVLDQFAGSFSLGEAALSSERNAICIEINEEYFEKGKERLLSAKSRSR from the coding sequence GTGCAGGAAAAAGGGATACAGATGACACTATTTGAATATTTTCAGGACGCAGAATGCTTTAGCCTTAAAGAAGCAGTGGCTTGTGTAGAACAGGTAAAAGAGGTAAAAGAACCCAGTATCCGGGCAAGAATTTATGAGGGAATAGAAAAGGGGCTTTTTTCCAGGATAGCCAAAGGAGTCTATACGGTTACCAAAGAACAGGACGGAGAAGAGGTAACTTGTATGCTGGTTCAGGGAAATGGCAGGGATTTGAGCTTTTTAAAAGATAACAGTATAGATGCCATTATTACAGATCATGCTTATGACCTGAAAAAAAGCCTGAAAGGGGGAAATCGGGATTTTGCGGCCTATGAATGTTTTCAATATACGCAGGAAGACTTTGATGAAAAATACCGGGTGTTGAAAAAAGGGTGTTTTCTGGTAGAGTTCATGCCGGAAGAAAATGGGGAAAATTATGAATACCTTTATCAGATGAAAAAAATGGCGAAAGAAGCAGGGCTTGAATATTATGCAAAAGTCGCCTGGAAAAAAGGAGATTTCGTTGCCAATACGGGAAGAAAATCTAAAAATACGGAAGAGATTGCATTTTTTACGAAAGGAAAAGCCAGGAATTTACGCCCAGATGCGAAAAAGGATAAGGCGGAGCCAGGAATATCCCACTATATGTCAGGCGCCAGGGGAATGCTTCCAACGGTCTTTGACATTGAACCGCCAGGGAAAAACTCCCGTATTCATCAGGCAGAAAAACCAGTGCAACTTTTGCAGCAGATCCTTGGATTTGTAACAGAAGAAAAGGAGTGGGTACTGGATCAGTTTGCAGGTTCGTTTTCCCTGGGGGAAGCAGCACTTTCCAGTGAACGGAATGCAATCTGCATTGAAATTAATGAAGAATATTTTGAAAAGGGAAAAGAAAGGCTTCTGTCTGCAAAGAGCAGGAGTCGGTAG
- a CDS encoding plasmid mobilization protein has product MKKETMKCRKEIRLYSWELEELQKQAEKMGLSDSQYLRMLITNRPRDYPEIRQELERMNQEINRIGVNINQITHNNNSALYSREDKHRLYVFLKQIKTLVSQVQERL; this is encoded by the coding sequence ATGAAAAAAGAAACAATGAAATGCAGAAAAGAAATCCGGCTGTACTCATGGGAGTTGGAAGAGTTACAAAAACAGGCAGAAAAGATGGGGCTTTCCGATTCCCAGTACCTTCGTATGCTGATTACCAACCGTCCCAGGGATTACCCGGAAATCCGTCAGGAACTGGAACGCATGAACCAGGAAATCAACCGGATTGGTGTAAACATCAACCAGATTACCCATAACAATAACAGCGCCCTTTATTCCAGGGAAGATAAACACCGTCTGTATGTGTTTTTGAAGCAGATAAAAACACTGGTAAGCCAGGTGCAGGAAAGGCTGTAG
- a CDS encoding VirD4-like conjugal transfer protein, CD1115 family yields the protein MYFIGGVASGYGGYLLNVCYQPGKDINYFLNRLDQVMAAPFANYWNETSLKAIILGIFVYVIGMVMYVTSRKNYMPGQEFGTAVFADPKKVAKQFADKDEHNNLILSQNVRLSMNTRKTRRNLNVLVIGGSGAGKTLFMVKPNLLQLSRASQIITDPKGEILRCCGGMLKAHGYRIRVLNLVEMEQSNGYNPFRYIRSETDIVKLVTNLINNTTPKNAQPSDPFWEKAESLYLQAIFLYVWQECEMEKRNFRMVLQLLNEAEVHADGSPSDLDRRFRRLERKKGSNHPALIQYNKVVRGAGDTVRSIIISANARLGLLQNPQILRILDHDEMEIEEIGIGVDGDRNRKTALFCVTPDSDKSYAFLIGMLYSQIFQELYYQADFHYNGKLPINVNFMLDEFANVPLPDDYCSLLSTMRSRNISCTIFIQNLAQIKALFEKTWETIPGNCDSLVYLGGNEQSTHKYISESLGKGTIDKKSSGETKGRQGSSSRNYDVLGRELLTPDETRKLDNSECILLIRGCDPIIDKKYNTFAHSRFSETEDGGGAPYIHDRMAAQKQAVQILSEESLDYYKKKKEQGEDVQIVELSFDEIFSYEPIPKKIFSEEELKENQKKRTVEEVRPPKKTEKPVQTEEEKLSELLESHVYNEEQLGEIMLAIGAGISYDKILQMADTKNSAEKMKEIRKKFTKETASD from the coding sequence ATGTATTTCATTGGAGGCGTAGCTTCCGGCTATGGAGGTTATCTCTTGAACGTGTGTTATCAGCCTGGAAAGGATATCAACTATTTTTTAAACCGTCTGGATCAGGTGATGGCAGCCCCGTTTGCCAATTATTGGAACGAAACTTCCTTAAAAGCAATCATTCTGGGGATTTTTGTATATGTGATCGGTATGGTCATGTATGTCACCAGCCGGAAAAACTATATGCCGGGTCAGGAATTTGGTACCGCTGTTTTTGCAGATCCGAAAAAGGTGGCAAAGCAGTTTGCGGATAAAGATGAACACAATAACCTGATCTTATCCCAGAATGTCAGGCTGTCCATGAATACCAGAAAGACTAGGAGAAACCTAAATGTCCTGGTAATCGGAGGAAGCGGCGCTGGAAAAACCTTGTTCATGGTGAAACCCAATCTCCTTCAGTTAAGCAGGGCTTCCCAGATCATTACAGATCCCAAAGGGGAGATTTTAAGATGCTGCGGAGGTATGCTGAAAGCGCATGGATACCGGATACGGGTGCTGAACCTGGTGGAAATGGAGCAGTCTAACGGATATAATCCATTCCGCTATATCCGCTCTGAAACAGATATTGTAAAACTGGTTACTAACTTGATCAATAATACCACACCGAAAAACGCACAGCCCAGTGATCCATTCTGGGAGAAAGCCGAGTCTTTGTACTTGCAGGCTATTTTTCTTTATGTGTGGCAGGAGTGTGAAATGGAGAAAAGGAATTTCCGTATGGTTTTGCAGCTTTTGAATGAGGCGGAAGTCCATGCAGACGGTTCCCCTTCTGATTTAGACCGGCGTTTCCGCAGACTGGAGAGAAAAAAGGGAAGCAACCACCCTGCTTTAATCCAGTATAATAAAGTGGTACGGGGTGCAGGAGATACGGTAAGGAGTATCATCATTTCCGCAAATGCAAGGCTGGGATTGTTACAGAACCCACAAATTTTGCGGATTCTGGATCATGATGAAATGGAGATTGAGGAGATTGGGATTGGTGTTGATGGGGACAGAAACCGGAAGACCGCACTTTTTTGTGTGACGCCGGATTCGGATAAGAGTTATGCCTTTTTAATTGGTATGCTTTATTCCCAGATTTTCCAGGAATTGTATTACCAGGCAGACTTCCATTACAATGGAAAACTTCCCATTAACGTGAATTTTATGCTGGACGAATTTGCCAACGTGCCATTGCCAGATGACTACTGCAGCCTACTTAGTACCATGCGTTCCAGAAATATTTCCTGTACCATTTTTATCCAAAACCTTGCCCAGATCAAGGCTTTGTTTGAGAAAACCTGGGAAACCATACCGGGTAATTGTGATTCCCTGGTATATCTTGGTGGGAATGAACAGTCCACGCATAAGTATATCAGTGAGTCCCTGGGAAAAGGAACCATTGATAAAAAAAGCAGTGGGGAAACCAAAGGCCGGCAAGGGAGCAGTTCCCGGAATTATGATGTGCTGGGGCGTGAGCTTTTGACACCGGACGAAACCCGAAAGCTGGATAACTCAGAGTGTATTTTGTTAATCAGGGGTTGTGATCCTATTATTGATAAGAAATACAATACTTTTGCACACTCCAGATTTTCGGAAACAGAAGATGGCGGGGGTGCGCCTTATATCCATGACAGAATGGCTGCCCAAAAACAGGCGGTACAGATTTTAAGTGAAGAATCCCTGGATTATTATAAGAAGAAAAAGGAACAGGGAGAAGATGTTCAGATTGTGGAACTGTCTTTTGATGAAATTTTTTCTTATGAGCCTATTCCTAAGAAGATTTTTTCGGAGGAAGAGCTGAAAGAGAACCAGAAGAAGAGAACGGTAGAGGAGGTGAGGCCGCCGAAGAAAACGGAAAAACCGGTACAGACAGAGGAAGAAAAACTTTCTGAATTATTGGAAAGCCATGTTTATAATGAGGAACAGTTGGGAGAAATCATGCTTGCCATTGGTGCTGGAATTTCGTATGATAAAATCCTTCAAATGGCAGATACAAAAAACAGTGCTGAAAAGATGAAGGAAATCCGTAAAAAATTTACAAAAGAAACAGCCTCGGATTAA
- a CDS encoding PrgI family protein encodes MEIELSEDLQHYKESLVLGLTAKQFLFSALALGVGTGIVLLLYEKIGITLSCYVATPFVVPLALTGFYNYHGLTFWQFAGKMIYFSFFNRPLVYGSTESVQELKQIYMETCQEEEREVQQRKKEQKKEKKGGDVNVVKKKAIRMGIVTVVMIVLGAAAAVWYKMYR; translated from the coding sequence ATGGAGATTGAATTAAGTGAGGACCTGCAGCATTATAAAGAATCCCTGGTTCTAGGGCTTACAGCAAAACAGTTTTTGTTTTCGGCGTTGGCATTGGGCGTAGGAACTGGGATTGTCCTGCTTTTGTATGAAAAAATCGGGATTACTTTGAGCTGTTATGTGGCAACCCCTTTTGTTGTACCTCTGGCACTGACTGGGTTTTATAACTATCATGGGCTGACATTCTGGCAATTTGCAGGGAAGATGATTTATTTTTCCTTTTTTAACCGCCCTTTGGTGTATGGCTCTACGGAATCGGTGCAGGAATTGAAACAGATTTATATGGAAACCTGTCAGGAAGAAGAACGGGAAGTACAGCAAAGGAAAAAGGAACAGAAAAAAGAGAAGAAAGGTGGTGATGTAAACGTGGTGAAAAAGAAGGCAATCCGTATGGGGATCGTAACGGTAGTGATGATTGTACTTGGTGCGGCAGCAGCGGTGTGGTATAAGATGTACCGTTGA